A window of Glycine soja cultivar W05 chromosome 2, ASM419377v2, whole genome shotgun sequence genomic DNA:
CTCTTCattagattcttccccttttgcttcttcactttcactagaagaaggtgaagtagtagcctgaTATtagctactataaatgtcttggccccttataatcatggttttcttggtggggcattgaaaagtaatgtgtcctcttccaagacatttaaagcacttcatggagttagtcttctcttgcatactagccttaaggggttgcttttctattgtctttctcttatcatctttgggcttagaaggtgtcacccctaagatgccttgaccttggtctttctttggataagagtgagagccataagattttgaagtagactttcttttaagttgttgctctacccttattccccaatctaagttagcctctacattgtccttcccgtGGAAGTATGGTAggttaatgttaacctcttgaggttttctttccttttctctcctataggagtgaggtctaagatgtgacctattcCTTCGTTCATAATAgtcatgaagtttttcacttaggctcttgcaagagttatgactactataggaggcatgtttttctttttttaactcttttagtattttccttctttcttcttcccttatttgttccctctcatcttgatttatttttaccctctcttttcttttttttttctttctagtttttctttccataacttgagagaactcaactcatctaagattctagatggACGgaccttatgactagtaccctctccattaacactagatgaataatGACTCGTGTTGGTTCCTatattgtggttctttcttgttgggggtttgtaaaaaaggtaaaagctaaggTTCCAAAATAACTCAAGATaagcttgataagaaagaagaaagtactatgcaataacaagataaactaggtgtggttagtaaagaaaataaactatgaaagtaagcaatgtttggatgacctcatttaaggttcccaaaaaaacactcactatcctaaggaaaaatttactaaaattattacacacaaatggaagtagggtgacctattggaggctcccaacttacttccaatgaaaggcctttttgttacaaaattcgaaagcaatgaaggtaagtaaattctcaattaaaaaaatttacaaaaggtcctcaattttggtggttgttctctctttggtgattcactcaatttggagtgcttcttagtccaatagcctttaaggtggttggccccttgcatcttgactcaaattcttcaaggatggcaccaatcctcctttccaattccctatatggcaactcacaaacaaggatacaaagagacaagcaataatcatagaacaaaaaaatgaaatggaagctaaaccaatagagttttaacaagacaaattttcaaggattattcaacaattaaagcaatgaaaagcacacaaaagcaagctaggactcaaagagaaacctagaatgactATAGAGTataatagaaaaactaaaaaaaaaagactcaagaaacctctagttttggcacttgttttcacaataattttcaattgaaatttcagaaataagattggtataaaataagcatcaattatagaacaaatttcgaaccaaaacaacaaacatacttccctttcacttttttttcctaaacacatcatttctgccaacttgtgtgatttttattattttttaattttatccaaatcactaggttctttttttataattttttcccaGATgtttagaaaattcagtaaaaatttcaactcaaaattcgcagtgaccaattcccaataatttttacaagtacgtatgttcaagctgccaacaccagtgatttcaacctagaaatcaagagtagtgtttatgttgcttcaggcttggataattaaaatttgtgtttgcttatgctcaattatcttgaacaacacaattcaagagagcttaagacttattttgattcacaaatccagcaacaactcagcaccacaactcaacttcatcgtaggcatcatgtaggaaacttggaaaacaaaaaaaagttgaacAACAAGATTagttctaggaattgatttagaacatgttatgaactaaataacatgcatgaattagactcaaaattcaaaagataggctaagaatgacaagaatacatgaacaaatgtatctagaattcaatcaacaaagtaaaaattcaacacaaacttagaacataaggtgacaattactatgattAAACATGAccctaagacaacatggattaagtgatttgcacttagatttttgtgttttttttcctaatcaatattttggaagaaaatttatatctaaAGGTTCAACATAAGAAAAtcatgactgaaaaatgatagaaccaaaaatcaacacaaaaacatgattcaaaagtagatctataaaatttgaaccatagaaatgcaagaacaagtgtagatctaagatttaatcattttatttttttgaatctactctaaaaagcaccaaaccacaagacaatgaaggatatacatggagaataagatgaataaaaaggaattaaagtgaattgactaaacaaaaatatagaggaagcaaaagaacatcacctagatgaagattctttgataccacatgatgtagctccatgtggagcttgtaggccttggatcttcttcatcaatggagtcatttgcttcttgaagtttcATGGCAGCAAaatggagaggaagaagagttgagaggagatgccacttcaaggagaagatgagtcaagaagaagctcaccaccataggaagccatggataagagcttgaaggtaggagaagatgagtggaggaagagggagagaatgggcacaaaattttgtgccccAAATGAGGTCTaaaatttgaagtgtaattctcaaatgatcaaagttgaaaaaatgcacacacatgacctctatttatagcctaagtgtcacacaaaattggaggaaaatttaaatttctattcaaatttcacttgaatttgaaattgaatttgtggagccaaaatttcactaattatgattattgaattttagctatggttcagcccacaaatccaagatcaagttcaagattatccactaagtgtgcttaggtgtcatgaggcatgtaaagcatgaaagacatacacaaagtgtgactatatgatgtggcaatggggtgtagcaagaaaatgttcacctccccctctaaaatttaattggattgggcttctcccaattcaattaaatttatttccaaccacacacatcaaatattcacttaatgcatgtgaaattacaaaactatccctaatacaaaaactagtctaggtgccctaaaatacaagggctgaaaaatcctacatttctagggtaccttacttatattatggagccctaaatacaaggcccaaaaataatgaaaccttaatctaatatgtacaaagataagcgggctcatacttagctcatgggcccgaaatctaccctaaggctcatgagaaccctagggccttcccttgcatctctggcccaatcttcttggagtcttctatccaatgcccttgcggggtaggattgcatcatttttgttgtggtgtaccagGAAATATGTATTTCACACAAATGTCACGTTTATGAAAAAGTTTTGCAAATGGACGTGAGTGTTTCCTAGTTTCATCGTATCTTCCATAATACTCACCACCTCTATCAGACTTCACAACTTTCACCTTTCTGTCTAAATTGTCTGTCTACTTCATTCAGGTAAATTTCTAAGACATTCAGTGCCTGAGATTTCTCATGTAGCAAGTAAACATAACCGTAATGTGAATAGTCatcaataaaggtgataaagtatCTTTCCTTTCCAAAAGaattaacatcaaaaggtccacaaatattAGTATGTACAATTTCAAGAAGATGAGTGCTTCTTGTAGTTcatttttttgtatgttttatttgttttcccttaatacaatccacacaaatatttagatccgtaaaatTTAGatcaggaagaatttcattctttattaatctttcaatcctttctctagaaatgtgacctaaatgtttatgccacaagaaagcaaATCGTTCATTCGTTCACTAAACTatgtttagtgccaacattatgatgcagagttaaaacagtttcaacatacaaaccatcaaatttatataaaccatcataAAGAACAtcagtaccaatgagatgattatgtttaaataaactgaaacatccattaccaaaattaaaagagtatctagtaacatcaagtttagataatgaaactaaattcctagataaactaggtacataaaaagtttccagtaaatctaaatgatgttTAGTGTCGAGTTTTAAACGATAAGTACCGACTACTTCCACTGGAGCTTTCACTCTATTCCCCATGAAGACGAGCATCTCATTTGGacttatggtttggattgtaaggaatccCTACATAGTATTGGAAACATGAGTCGTACATCTAGAATCAATCCATCATGTACTATGGGGAACTTCAATTATGTTTGATTCAAAATATACAAGAGCATTAAGCTCACCTTTCTTTTTGAACCAAAACTTATGCTTTAGGCAATCCTTTTGGAAGTGTCCAGATTTCCCATAAAATTGGTAATTATTGCCCTTTGATACCTTCTTCTGGATTTGCAAAGAATCGTCATTGATCTTTAATGaccctttgcctttatcattcttcttcataaatttctttttagCTCCTTGATTGCCTTGGTGTCTTACATAATGGACCGaatgacttccttgattcttaagcccCGTTTCCtcctgaactaacatactgtgcaattcatgcacattccatttatctttcatggtattatagctcATTTGGAACGGACCATACTCAGATGGTAATGAGTTCAAAATAAACTGAACAAGGAAGTTCTTATTCACAGTTATTTCCAAGGTTTTAAGTCTTGTTacaatgtttgtcatctcaatgacacgTTCAGGCATAGTACGTGAaacatcaaacttcatggtggtcaatgtactcattaatgtcccaacAAGAGATTTATCAATTGTTTGAGAGCGCTCTCCCACTAACCCCATAAACTCTTTAGCATTATCGGTCTTAGGGAGAGTTATCTTAATACTGTCTGCAACAGTGATTCTTATAAACATTAGGCTAAGTCTGTTAGATTTTTTCCAAGCTTTATAATGAAATTTCTcttcataataaaattcacataagtgttttgagacataaaacacatgtcatacatatgattcGTTTAGAGAACggtcaatgtatattgatgttctcctttgggtgatacaccaacacaacatacaaacatgatgatgctaataaaattcttaacattatttgataattaaatatgtaCCAATTAGTAATACCTATTTCCtttgggtatataaataaaattaattatacacacaaatcgcctacaattatattcattaattataagaacaactaatcaatctttgggcgatccataaatgccttataacaatgaatttcaattacccataaacTAACAATCATATAACTTAGCATCCAttattttatgagtaattgaaataaccattaatttggattaaataaccttataaatttggtcactttggtgactaacataTTCaccatacatttaattccaaccaaatatatgacgtgcacatacttattgctattaacaattcatagccattttattaatttcattccaaaccgtaaaataatattcacctttatttatcttttccattcaaacacgttcaagcacatatgtagcatatacatatttattgcTACCGACAATTTCAAAGcattcacattaatttaattgcAGGACATAAACTTTCAATCATTTAATCACGTTTAATAATCATATTTGGAAAAAATGAGCAAGTGGGATTGAGAATGGTAAAAAGCgggttgcaaatagcaattcCAAAGAATTTACCGCAACCTAGGTGCAGGCACAAAAGAAGGATATTCGCTCTCCACTTTTCATTCCAAGAACAAAGAACAACTTACATGGCAAGGACTTTTGCTACCcactttcttttgaaaaaaaatcaacaatctcccttttttatttatttacaaaatattatatttacaccagaaaaaataaaattcataaatttcataattaggattCATCATAATTGGAAgaaaatatatcattattaGAGAATAAgaaatttcataacacatgctcttatattacatgaaatttttttaagggtTTCCTAGATTAACAATCATAGGAAACCATCAGAATCTTGAACCCTATGATtttcacaaataataaataaataatgcgtACTTTTTTTCACAGTGAGATTTCTCTTCGATGTACTTTAATTtattggaaaaagagaaaaacaagattTCACTTAACTTAATTTTCTTCTCTCTACATTTGTGATGACCACCAAGATTAgagagagaacatctttaatTAGTGGGTATTAATCTCTTTTAAAACCACTATTCCCATTGAGTAACAATTACCTTTAAAAACTTCTCCTACCTAactcaattacaatttaatccataattattaattatttatttatcagtCTCTACACAAATCATAAGTCACATGCATTTCACATGAGACATTAGttctaacaaaaagtaaaatagaatATTGGGTGGCAGATTCAAAACTACAAAACAATATACGATTATTTCAAAGGCAAAGTAACACCAttttcctccgttattcacTCCACAATGTCCTGTGACATCAGACACCTCGAGCATGTTCTTCTAAGCTAAATTCAAATGCTAATTAAAACATATCATTCAAAAAAGTTGAAAaggcttttaattaaaaagaaatgatAATTAAATGCTATTGCTTATTCTCAAATAGGCTTATCCGGTTTACTTCAACTCCCTTACATATACCCGAGACCTCTTGAGTTCGGGACAAGGGAGACGAAATGTTGAGACCTTAATGGAAGTTCTATGTGAAAAGAAAATTGTCCAAAATTAAATGATCAATCATGAGAATGGAACTAATGGACATTTCAACAGACAGCCAGTTTAGAACCACATCAACACTTAAGTGCTAAAGGACCCTCTTCCAAATCCAGTCTTTGGATCAACaaaatttctatatatattcaACTTTTTAACTTAGGAAATAAACTGTGACTCAGAGTTTACTTCCCTCTCAATCAGAACAGTTCAATACAGGTAAGAATGGTGAACTGAATTGTTGCTTTTGTATGGAAAGAGGAAGAAGCTTCAATAATGGCTAGCAAAGGGAGTTCTTGCCCAGATTTTGGAAGCTTGAAAATGCAGCCAAATTCACAATTAACAGTTCTATCTTCGTCCATGACCCCATTGCCTCTTGTGATTTCCGGGTTTCACATGTGGATTTCGATGGCCAATCCCTTGCTTTGGGAGGTCATGCAACTCCATAACCTGTACCGTCCGCTGCCTCTTAGCTGCAAGTGAGAATCAAGCAGTTTCATCAATTTAGTTATGAATTGAGATACATGTGTTATGAATTTTTGCTTCCAAATCAAGCTCTAAATTTTCAAAAGACTAATCTTCCAAATCCAACATTTTAGGCGATCAACTTTAGCATGAGTAGTGGGACGATTCAAAGCACAACCGTAAGGATGTtgccttttttactttttcaggTTACGAGTTCAAATCTTAGAAACAGCCTCATTGCATGCAAGGGTAAGGATGGACACCTCTACCCTTAACAAGACCCCATTTGTTAACTTTATTGTAAGAAGACTCTCAAGAAATGTataatctaaattaaaattacaatgaaaaagaaaaataaacattgatTTTGGAAAAGGAAATACAAACCCTTTTCAGCTTGTTGATAACGCTCCTGAAGTTTTCTCTTAGTGGCTTCTAACTTTACGTGCACAGCAGCATCGTCTGAACACTTGGGTTTCTGATAGACAAGAAATGAAGTTCAGACTAAATTCAAACCTACAAACTTGATGCCCCAAGAGAATTTTTCCTTACATCTAGCTGATGAATGTGAGGATTTCTTGGGATAGCACTCTTCACGATATTTTGTTGCATCTTTGGTTCAATGTTGCCTTTCTTCTGCATGGTTGATTTAGGTGGTCTGCTAGGGCCAGAATCAGCGATTACTGATTTATTTGGTCTCACAGCAGCCTCGTTTTTCTTTGCTTGCTGACCCTTACTGTCCTTGGCAATGATGTTTGCCTCATTTGATGCCTGAGGTTTCCTCTTTGCTGTATTTTGACTGTTCAGAGATGGTCTTCTTCCATGTTCATGGTTCTTGATGAATTCCCCACTGTGTTGAGGATCTGAAACAGCAATCCCCAAGCATAATCATAAATGTAAGAAGGGGGGAATTCAAATAAAGAACCATAGAGCAAAAGCTATCTAGACTAAGCATAAGAAATTGCAAAGCCAACTCACTTCCATCATCATCCATGCCATCAAAGAACTTGCATCATCAACATATGTGACATCCGACCAAGGGAAGTGGAAGTTAGTCTCTAATTATCAAATCTGGCAAGACATTAATAGGAGAAAGGTGGAGGGAGGGGGTGGAGGAGGACATTGAATTACCTGTGAGAGTTCCATCGAACCAGTTGGAGCTGCAAATAAAGCCCCTTCATCCATAGGAGGTGATGGAAGCCCTTCTTCATCATCAACAACAGATGGATTTACTGAATCTGGAGTACCTTCTGAACCTATAAGCatgaattaatttgaaaattggtggaaaaaaaagagaagatattTTGGATCACTTCCACATGAAGGCAGATAAAATGTTTGTACCTGCAATAGCTGTGGTATCCTTGACCCACTCATCCACCATTTGTTTCCAGCCACTACAATATAGTAGCCATGTTTAGAATGTATAATTTGTTTCTCATACGCAAGACTTTAAAGAACATGAGATGTTTGAgcataaaaaaagacaaattgaaCTCAAATTAGTCATGAGTCATGCACCTAATTCCAGATCCCCATCAAACATAATAAGCACTACATTTGAGAAAATAGGTGACATGATTGACTAAGTAACCTATACAAGTACAATTTCAGGCTAAATAAAAGTATTAACTAGGGACTATGATCACAGACTCAACGCATTAGTCTAATTAGCAGCAGATGGTTATCAATCTCGATTAGCGGTGCATAGCAGCCAACTCTGAAAACACTATAGCAGGATTGCACAAAGcagaagaaacaaaattaaagaaattcatGATAATTAATAAGTCAGTAAGTCAGTTTATACACACAATCACCATCAATCTATGAGCAATAAGAACATAGTAATGAAgtcaaaaaatgaaagatgatggtgaaattaatagaaaaattacatgacaaattagatttaaaaaaatagcataatgtaaaaataatccTATGATGTGTAAAggaacaaaagtaaaaatagagGTAATGTTTTGTGGAATGTTCAAGGAAGAAGGGTTTCAAATTCTATTATGCTTCTGAAGCTAAACATGCATCAGAAAATGGAGGAGAAACCGCAATTAGGGGTACAAATGGGTTTTGAAGCTTATATCATGGTAGTGCTGCTATAGCACGCTCCGCTACTCTGCTATAATATGCTATTTACTGCCATCAGTATTCGTGACAGTGAGATGAATGGATtggaaaaacaaaagtaaataaACCTTTTGACCTTCGCTTAACTTCATAAATAATATCAGAAAGAGTAGCAAAGTACTAATTGGCAAGGAAGGAAACTAGTTACAAGCCTCTTCTTTCATCCATGTAGGAGAAGATAAACAGActcatttatcttttataggATGCGGAGGATATATATGCAAGAAAAACAAGTATCcaagtaaaattaattcataCTCAATAAGAGTCCGTGCAAGTTGACAAATGTCTCTTGATCCATGCTTTCGAAGAGGATTGACAGCCTTTCCAATTTCAGTTGCCTGGCAAAGTTAAATTTTCAGACTAAAAGATATACTGAAGCAAAAATGgcaggagaaaaaaaaactgcaaGCCAAACAGTGGGAGAAATAAATGGCAGGCCTAATTAATGAGCAAGGGATGACTCAATTCAAACCTTCAGAAGATCCACTGTGAGTTCCATCAGCTGAAGCCTCCTCAATGAATCAAACAACACTGAATCAGACTGTTGCAACATGAAATAAAACAGTGAATCAGGAAACCACAGGACAAAACCAATTAAATCTTCATATAAGAACTCCACTGCCATCCAATATAACCACATATATTCTGtaacaaggttttaaaaaaggtCACCGTGACTGCAGTCACAACAGCCATATTTGTCgcaatataaaaaattgcaatGAAACTGCAATTGCAACCGAAATTTATAACCTTATTCTGTAATTATCACTAACCAGTATCCTTCTCATAAAGTAAGAAACCTATTCTTcattaaaactataaaaaaaatccaaataaattGCAACAAAGGGAAGCAACTATTGATACGGAAGTGAACAAAGAAGATAGGGGTGGAGTTGAAGAGTGCTAATCTGAAAACCGACAAAAACCAAACAATTGGAACAAAATCACAGAAgacatatatacacacacactaaaataaatatcataccTCTTCTTCGTAGTTAAGGAAAATATCCTTGATTCTGAACACCTCCTCAACGTATTGAGACTCTTTTTCAATCTCATCAGTCAATGCCTCAGCTTCCCCATAGCTGTAATTGCTAACTTGGTTCGTGTTCATCTCTCCAGGATAATCTCTGGCACTATTGACCTTGCTCTCTTTACTTGCACCCGCTTCAAACTTGAACTCGTCACCATCCCCATCAAAGCCACTCTTGCAAccttcaccaccaccatcatcatcatcatccactGGCACAGCCAATTCCACCCTCTCACATCCCAAACATCGACTCAATCTGCAAGAAAACAACCTCTCTGCAATCCCATCCCTCCTCAACCTGAACTCCTTGGGGCAATCAGAAGCAGCCACCATGATCGCATGGTCAATGATGCCAAATATATCAGAGTTCGCAGCTCCAAAGTAATTCCTCCAGTAATCAAGTGACCCTTTATTCATTCTCATAATCAAAACCCAAAAACCACAACCCCAGATCAATAGATCGAGGGAAAACCAAATTCACCAATCACCAACACCAACCAATCAAAATCGATTTTTTTAATGCCAATTGTCACTGATCAATGCAAAACACAAGGGCCTCGATGCAACCTAGAAAAGTACTAGATTGTTGTTCTTGACCTTGTGATGAAAATGGATTAAAGGGGTTCAATTTGGGTGGTCGATGATCGATATCCAAAGCTTAAAgccactttaattttttattttttttgtttataaaaataatattttcggTGTTGCGTTTTGGCAAAGGTTGGGTTTTGATTCAGGTATGGGCAATGGATAAACGTCGGATTGGTAGGGGATGGGGGTTTACGGTAACACCACAAAATCAGAAACAGACACACGTATTATTATTACAACAAACGtcgtttgttgttgttgtttcagATTCTGGCATTAAAGTAAAAACCTCCTCCAAGAGAGAAACACCACCTTGCCCTGGTTTTCctcgaaggaaaaacagaaaaaaaaaaatgaaaaaatagaaaaatgcttATGAAATATAATGGTATTAATTAACGGAAAATTTGGAGCGGAAAAACGAACCAGAAGTTCCAGTAGATTCTCTATGTACTTAACTTATGTGTTTCTATGTGATGCAATGTTCAATTGTTTTCTGtctaaaaaaactaacaactgagtgttgcaacttgcaagaatggtagatgaaaaaaaatatataaaaaaaaaataaaaataattggggTTCTCCCAAACCGCCCCTTGAAAAGACAAAAGATGGTTTGTTGTGGTGTTTTATGAGAGGGTTCTGAATTTTGGTTTTGGCTCGGTTTTGACTTGAACCAAAACTGTGgtcagaatttttttaaaaaaaaaactaataaaaaatggagaaaagaaTAGGGTGAGTGTCTGAGATCTTATTTTCGTGAAAATTTAATGAATAGTTGTTATATTTCAATCattaaaaactcaaaaaaatatttcaatcatatatcaattattaaaataaaaaaataggacgTGAATGTATACAtatctataattattaataaaaataattatctcatTTGGTGTATATATTTATCATTCTTAATTTATTTCCCGATTACTTTTAAAAACCACTCATAATCACAGGTAATTGtttatagttattaataaagGTATTTATAGCTATTAATAGAGATAATAATGACTGTATAATAGTTTTTTAACATCACagttattattta
This region includes:
- the LOC114391024 gene encoding probable mediator of RNA polymerase II transcription subunit 26b isoform X2, coding for MRMNKGSLDYWRNYFGAANSDIFGIIDHAIMVAASDCPKEFRLRRDGIAERLFSCRLSRCLGCERVELAVPVDDDDDGGGEGCKSGFDGDGDEFKFEAGASKESKVNSARDYPGEMNTNQVSNYSYGEAEALTDEIEKESQYVEEVFRIKDIFLNYEEESDSVLFDSLRRLQLMELTVDLLKATEIGKAVNPLRKHGSRDICQLARTLIDGWKQMVDEWVKDTTAIAEGTPDSVNPSVVDDEEGLPSPPMDEGALFAAPTGSMELSQFFDGMDDDGNPQHSGEFIKNHEHGRRPSLNSQNTAKRKPQASNEANIIAKDSKGQQAKKNEAAVRPNKSVIADSGPSRPPKSTMQKKGNIEPKMQQNIVKSAIPRNPHIHQLDKPKCSDDAAVHVKLEATKRKLQERYQQAEKAKRQRTVQVMELHDLPKQGIGHRNPHVKPGNHKRQWGHGRR
- the LOC114391024 gene encoding probable mediator of RNA polymerase II transcription subunit 26b isoform X1, whose protein sequence is MRMNKGSLDYWRNYFGAANSDIFGIIDHAIMVAASDCPKEFRLRRDGIAERLFSCRLSRCLGCERVELAVPVDDDDDGGGEGCKSGFDGDGDEFKFEAGASKESKVNSARDYPGEMNTNQVSNYSYGEAEALTDEIEKESQYVEEVFRIKDIFLNYEEESDSVLFDSLRRLQLMELTVDLLKATEIGKAVNPLRKHGSRDICQLARTLIDGWKQMVDEWVKDTTAIAGSEGTPDSVNPSVVDDEEGLPSPPMDEGALFAAPTGSMELSQFFDGMDDDGNPQHSGEFIKNHEHGRRPSLNSQNTAKRKPQASNEANIIAKDSKGQQAKKNEAAVRPNKSVIADSGPSRPPKSTMQKKGNIEPKMQQNIVKSAIPRNPHIHQLDKPKCSDDAAVHVKLEATKRKLQERYQQAEKAKRQRTVQVMELHDLPKQGIGHRNPHVKPGNHKRQWGHGRR